The following proteins are encoded in a genomic region of Reichenbachiella sp.:
- the mce gene encoding methylmalonyl-CoA epimerase — protein MKLEHIGIAVKNLKDSDQLFEQIFGQPSYKVETVASENVSTSFFKVGESKVELLEATDEDSAIAKFIAKKGEGIHHLAFEVEDIYAEMKRLEGEGFQLINKEPKKGADNKLVCFLHPKSSNGVLVELCQEIKE, from the coding sequence ATGAAACTAGAACACATTGGTATCGCGGTGAAGAACCTGAAGGATTCGGATCAGCTTTTTGAACAAATTTTTGGTCAGCCAAGCTATAAAGTGGAGACGGTAGCTTCAGAAAATGTTTCCACTTCATTTTTTAAAGTGGGCGAGTCCAAGGTTGAATTGTTGGAAGCCACTGATGAAGATAGCGCTATCGCCAAGTTTATTGCTAAAAAGGGTGAAGGTATCCATCATTTGGCCTTTGAGGTAGAGGACATTTATGCCGAAATGAAGCGATTAGAAGGCGAAGGTTTTCAGTTGATCAATAAAGAACCAAAAAAAGGAGCGGACAACAAATTGGTATGTTTTCTCCACCCAAAATCTAGTAATGGGGTATTAGTAGAACTGTGTCAGGAAATAAAAGAATAA
- a CDS encoding iron-sulfur cluster assembly accessory protein, which yields MLTVSEKAQNRIVELKKAEGHTDQHNLRVSVKGGGCSGLMYDLSFDDQITEKDDVFEGANGVKVIVDKKSLFYLLDTTLDFSDGLNGKGFQFVNPNATRTCGCGESFAV from the coding sequence ATGTTGACCGTATCAGAAAAAGCGCAAAACAGAATTGTAGAATTAAAGAAGGCTGAAGGCCATACCGACCAGCACAACCTTAGGGTCTCTGTGAAAGGCGGTGGATGCTCGGGCTTGATGTATGATCTATCGTTCGATGATCAAATCACAGAAAAAGACGACGTGTTCGAAGGCGCCAATGGTGTGAAAGTGATCGTGGATAAGAAAAGCCTTTTCTATCTGCTAGACACTACCCTGGACTTCTCCGATGGCCTCAATGGCAAAGGTTTTCAATTCGTAAACCCGAACGCCACTAGAACCTGTGGTTGTGGCGAGAGCTTCGCAGTTTAA